Proteins encoded together in one Ictidomys tridecemlineatus isolate mIctTri1 chromosome 3, mIctTri1.hap1, whole genome shotgun sequence window:
- the Erbb2 gene encoding receptor tyrosine-protein kinase erbB-2 isoform X1: MLLISRTPGCDAVCTGTDMKLRLPASPETHLDMLRHLYQGCQVVQGNLELTYLPANASLSFLQDIQEVQGYMLIAHNQVRRVPLQRLRIVRGTQLFEDSYALAVLDNGDPLDSATPAPGAFPGGLQELQLRSLTEILKGGVLIQRNPQLCYQDTILWKDIFHKNNQLALTVIDTNRSRACQPCSPACKANHCWGEGSQDCQSLTRTICASGCARCKGTLPTDCCHEQCAAGCTGPKHSDCLACLHFNHSGICELHCPALVTYNTDTFESMPNPEGRYTFGASCVTTCPYNYLSTDVGSCTLVCPLNNQEVTGEDGTQRCEKCSKPCARVCYGLGMEHLRAARAVTSANIQEFAGCKKIFGSLAFLPESFDGDPASNTAALQPEQLKVFETLEEITGYLYISAWPDSLPDLSVFQNLRVIRGRVLHDGAYSLTLQGLGISWLGLRSLRELGSGLALIHRNTRLCFVHTVPWDQLFRNPHQALLHSGNRPQNECAGEGLSCYPLCANGHCWGPGPTQCVNCSQFLRGQECVEECRVLQGLPREYMRDRHCLPCHPECQPQNGSVTCVGSKADQCVACAHYKDPPSCVARCPSGVKADVSYMPIWKFPDEEGVCQPCPINCTHSCVDLDDKGCPAEQRASPVTSIIAAVVGILLFVVMGLVFGILIKRRRQKIRKYTMRRLLQETELVEPLTPSGAMPNQAQMRILKETELRKVKVLGSGAFGTVYKGIWIPDGENVKIPVAIKVLRENTSPKANKEILDEAYVMAGVGSPYVSRLLGICLTSTVQLVTQLMPYGCLLDHVREHRGRLGSQDLLNWCVQIAKGMSYLEDVRLVHRDLAARNVLVKSPNHVKITDFGLARLLDIDETEYHADGGKVPIKWMALESILRRRFTHQSDVWSYGVTVWELMTFGAKPYDGIPAREIPDLLEKGERLPQPPICTIDVYMIMVKCWMIDSECRPRFRELVAEFSRMARDPQRFVVIQNEDLGPASPLDSTFYRSLLEDDDMGDLVDAEEYLVPQQGFFCPDPAPGAGGTAHRRHRSSSTRSGGGGELTLGLEPSEEDPPRSPLAPSEGAGSDVFDGDLGIGAAKGLQSLPTHDPNPLQRYSEDPTVPLPPETDGYVAPLTCSPQPEYVNQPEVRPQPPSPLEGPLPPVCPAGATLERPKTLSPGKNGVVKDVFAFGGTVENPEYLAPRGGAAPQPHPPPAFSPAFDNLYYWDQDSSERGSPPGTFEGTPTAENPEYLGLDVPV; this comes from the exons GGAGGGCTGCAGGAGCTGCAGCTTCGAAGCCTCACAG AGATCCTGAAGGGAGGGGTCTTGATCCAGCGGAACCCCCAGCTCTGCTACCAGGACACGATTTTGTGGAAGGACATCTTCCACAAGAACAACCAGCTGGCACTTACGGTGATAGACACCAACCGCTCACGGGCCT GCCAACCCTGTTCTCCAGCCTGTAAAGCCAACCACTGCTGGGGAGAAGGTTCCCAGGACTGTCAGAGCC TGACACGCACCATTTGTGCCAGTGGCTGTGCCCGCTGCAAGGGCACGCTGCCCACCGACTGCTGCCATGAGCAGTGTGCTGCCGGCTGCACAGGCCCCAAGCATTCGGACTGCCTG GCTTGCCTCCACTTCAACCATAGTGGCATCTGTGAGCTTCACTGCCCAGCCCTGGTCACTTACAACACAGACACCTTTGAATCCATGCCCAACCCTGAGGGCCGTTATACCTTTGGCGCCAGCTGTGTGACCACCTGTCCCT ACAACTACCTCTCTACGGATGTGGGATCCTGCACCCTGGTCTGCCCTCTGAACAACCAAGAAGTGACAGGGGAGGACGGGACCCAGCGGTGTGAGAAATGCAGCAAGCCCTGTGCTCGAG TGTGCTATGGTCTGGGCATGGAGCACCTGCGGGCGGCGAGGGCAGTGACCAGTGCCAATATCCAGGAGTTTGCTGGCTGCAAGAAGATCTTTGGGagcctggcatttttgccagagagCTTTGATGG GGATCCTGCCTCCAACACGGCCGCTCTACAACCTGAGCAGCTCAAAGTGTTTGAGACCCTGGAGGAGATCACAG GTTACCTGTACATCTCAGCGTGGCCAGACAGCCTGCCTGACCTCAGTGTCTTCCAGAACCTGCGAGTCATCAGGGGACGAGTTCTGCATGA TGGCGCCTACTCATTGACCCTGCAAGGGCTGGGCATCAGCTGGCTGGGACTGCGTTCACTGAGGGAGCTGGGCAGCGGGCTGGCCCTCATTCACCGCAACACCCGCCTCTGCTTTGTGCACACGGTGCCCTGGGACCAGCTCTTTCGGAACCCCCACCAGGCCCTGCTCCACAGTGGCAACCGGCCGCAGAATGAGTGTG CGGGTGAGGGCCTGTCCTGCTACCCACTGTGTGCCAATGGGCACTGCTGGGGGCCAGGGCCCACCCAGTGTGTCAACTGCAGCCAGTTCCTTCGGGGCCAAGAGTGCGTGGAGGAATGCCGAGTCCTGCAGGG GCTCCCCAGGGAGTATATGAGGGACAGGCACTGTCTACCATGCCACCCCGAGTGTCAGCCCCAGAATGGCTCCGTGACCTGCGTTGGATCG AAGGCTGACCAGTGTGTGGCCTGTGCCCACTACAAGGACCCTCCCTCGTGTGTGGCTCGCTGCCCCAGTGGTGTTAAAGCTGATGTCTCCTACATGCCCATCTGGAAGTTCCCGGATGAGGAGGGCGTGTGCCAGCCCTGCCCAATCAACTGCACTCACTC CTGCGTGGACCTGGATGACAAAGGCTGCCCAGCTGAGCAGAGAGCCAG ccctgtgacaTCTATCATTGCTGCTGTGGTGGGCATTCTGCTGTTCGTGGTCATGGGACTCGTCTTTGGGATCCTAATCAAGCGAAGGCGACAGAAGATTCGGAAATACACGATGCGGAGGCTGCTGCAGGAAACCGAG CTGGTGGAGCCGCTGACACCCAGTGGAGCCATGCCCAACCAGGCTCAGATGCGAATCCTGAAAGAGACAGAGCTAAGGAAGGTGAAAGTTCTTGGATCCGGAGCTTTTGGCACAGTCTACAAG GGCATCTGGATCCCTGATGGGGAGAATGTGAAAATCCCTGTGGCCATCAAAGTGTTGAGAGAAAACACATCCCCCAAAGCCAACAAGGAAATCTTGGAT GAAGCGTATGTGATGGCTGGTGTGGGCTCCCCCTATGTGTCCCGACTCCTGGGCATCTGCCTGACATCCACGGTACAACTGGTGACCCAGCTTATGCCCTATGGCTGCCTCCTGGACCATGTCCGAGAACACCGTGGTCGCCTGGGCTCCCAGGACCTGCTGAACTGGTGTGTGCAGATTGCCAAG GGGATGAGCTACTTGGAGGATGTGCGGCTCGTGCATAGGGACCTAGCTGCCCGGAATGTGCTGGTCAAGAGTCCCAACCATGTGAAGATTACAGATTTTGGGTTGGCTCGGCTGTTGGACATTGATGAGACAGAGTACCATGCCGACGGGGGCAAG GTGCCCATCAAGTGGATGGCGTTGGAGTCCATTCTTCGTCGGCGGTTCACCCATCAGAGTGATGTGTGGAGCTACG GTGTCACTGTGTGGGAGCTGATGACTTTTGGGGCCAAACCCTATGATGGGATCCCAGCCCGGGAGATCCCTGACCTACTGGAGAAAGGGGAGCggctgccccagcctcccatctGCACCATTGATGTCTACATGATCATGGTCAAAT GTTGGATGATCGACTCTGAATGTCGGCCAAGATTCCGGGAGCTGGTGGCTGAATTCTCCCGTATGGCCAGGGATCCCCAGCGCTTTGTGGTCATCCAG aATGAGGACTTGGGTCCAGCCAGCCCCTTGGACAGCACCTTTTACCGCTCGCTGCTGGAGGATGATGACATGGGGGACTTGGTGGATGCTGAGGAGTATCTGGTACCCCAACAGGGCTTCTTCTGCCCAGACCCTGCCCCAGGTGCTGGGGGCACAGCTCACCGCAGGCACCGAAGCTCATCCACCAGG agtggtggtggtggtgagctGACACTGGGGCTGGAGCCCTCTGAAGAAGACCCCCCAAGGTCTCCTCTGGCCCCCTCAGAAGGGGCTGGCTCTGATGTGTTTGATGGTGACCTGGGAATAGGGGCAGCCAAGGGGTTGCAGAGCCTCCCCACACACGACCCCAACCCTCTACAGCGGTACAGTGAGGACCCCACAGTACCCCTGCCCCCCGAGACTGATGGCTACGTTGCTCCCTTGACCTGCAGCCCCCAGCCTG AATATGTGAACCAGCCAGAGGTTCGGCCACAGCCCCCCTCACCCTTAGAGGGTCCTCTGCCTCCTGTCTGCCCTGCTGGTGCCACTCTGGAAAGACCCAAGACTCTCTCCCCTGGGAAAAATGGGGTTGTCAAAGACGTTTTTGCCTTTGGGGGTACTGTGGAGAACCCTGAGTACTTGGCACCCAGAGGAGGTGCTGCCCCTCAGccccatcctcctcctgccttcagCCCAGCCTTTGACAACCTCTATTACTGGGACCAGGACTCATCAGAGCGGGGATCTCCGCCTGGCACCTTTGAAGGGACCCCAACAGCAGAGAACCCTGAGTACCTGGGCCTGGATGTGCCAGTGTGA
- the Mien1 gene encoding migration and invasion enhancer 1, protein MSGDSGQVSVAPPPGEVEPGSGVRIVVEYCEPCGFEATYLELASAVKEEYPGIEIESRLGGTGAFEIEINGQLVFSKLENGGFPYEKDLIEAIRRASNGEPLEKITNSRPPCIIL, encoded by the exons ATGAGCGGGGATTCGGGGCAAGTGTCCGTAGCGCCCCCTCCTGGGGAGGTCGAACCGGGCAGTGGGGTCCGCATCGTGGTGGAATACTG TGAACCCTGCGGCTTCGAAGCGACGTACCTCGAGCTGGCGAGTGCTGTGAAGGAAGAGTATCCGGGCATTGAGATTGAGTCGCGATTGGGGGGGACAG GAGCCTTTGAGATTGAGATCAATGGACAGCTGGTGTTCTCCAAGCTGGAGAATGGGGGCTTTCCTTATGAGAAAGAT CTCATTGAGGCCATCCGAAGAGCCAGTAATGGAGAACCCTTAGAAAAGATCACCAACAGCCGTCCTCCATGCATCATCCTGTGA